A stretch of DNA from Mus musculus strain C57BL/6J chromosome 6, GRCm38.p6 C57BL/6J:
TCATGCTTCATGAACATTGAGAATGTGTCAGAAGCATGATGCACAGCTCAAAGTACTGGTTTTGAGTGGCACACAGATGAAGTCTGACCTCCTGACTCATGCTGTTGGGCCACCCTGctacatctgtaaaatggggtcaAGCCTGTCACCATACAAGGCTGTGATGGGTAAATCAACCTGGGGCACGGCACCTCTTTGTTGTTTCCTTCCCATCTGAGGCACTGCCACGCTGTTCTCAAGCAGGCAAACTTTCCAAGCCTAACATGTCATTCCCATCATGCCTTCTCACAGCTGACACCTCCCAGAATAGGCTGCATCTCGAGGGACACCTCCATGCCTACCCAAAACCCCAGAAAGGAAATCCTGTTTGGGAAGCTTGTCGGGCTCTGGTGCAGAAAGTACAAGAGTGCAGTTTCCATGGTGACCCTAGTCTGTTTCTCTTCCAGTGTCCAACATGAGTCATACCccaagtgttttgtttgtttgccttggtAAGAGTGACTCAACATTTTAAAGACTCAAAGATGAAGCAATATCAAATATGGCCACACATAAAACGCTTCCTTGGTGTGTGAGGAGTTCCCAGCCCCTGTGAAAACACCTGTGCTTTCTCACCAAACACTGAAATCTGTTAGCCGAACCTTCTTAGCTGGTTTAAGGCCTGAAAAATAAATTTGCAGCCAGGGGTTTTTAGGTAAATGCTTTATTTCCTGGAGGTCCTATAAAAGAACTCTTTCCTGAGAAGAGCATACAGCAGCTTAGAAAATGTATCATCAGTACAGAGTAAATGTATCCAGAATTGAATAAAATGTAACCAAAAACTAATCTTTTATGAACATTTTcataattctgttttcttttctcattcttgATTTTTAGCTCTTTGTTCTAGTCTTCTGTCAGTGTAAAATCCCAAAAGTGCCTTGACAAGAGGTGACCTGCGTTCTCTGACAAAAGAGCAGCAGGCAGTACTGGAAACCTGACTCAGGAAGGCAGGCCTGAAAAGCAAATGCCCTGGGTCTGAAGGAGAGGAAAGCAAGCGTTGTGAACGGCACTAAAGGAAGATTTGTCTCAGTGCTCCAGTACCCATAATTTCCCAGTGAGttctatttaaaaacagaaataaaggacAGATAAGGCATTGTGGTAtacgcctgtaatctcagccctcagtATAAGTCAGGGCGAttttgaatttgaagccagctggGGTAACAAATAAGACCCTCTAAAACAAACTCACATTTCTAAAGATACCAAAGTCCAGGGATCCGAAGGTATCTCCCAGGAAAGTGGTCCAAACAGCAGCTCACCAGCACCAGCCTATGGGGATCCGGCTGGGTTGGTGTCAGACTGATCTGCTGCACAGCTCCCATCTGGCCTGTAGTCCTCAGCCCATCTGCTTGCTGTCTGCCTTCTCTGGCTGGAGGACACTGGCTTCACAGCTTCTCAAACGGAAAGAGGTGGGAAGCCTCTGCCGCCCGCCTCTTCCGAGTCATCTTAGTGTACTCGGACTTCTGTTCTGGATCCTCTCGGTTCTGTGGCCAGGAGGCAGCCAGGACTCTGGCTGCTTCTGCTTGTGAACTGGTCCCTTCCTCTTCATCAGAAGAGAGTCCGCCTCCAGCAGCATGGGGAGCTGCTGCCTCGCTCTGGGGAAAGACAGTGGAGGGGCCACAGTTAATGGTTAGCTGCAGATAACTGACTATATAAGGGCCTGAAGAACCCAGTCTTGAGCCTGCCTGGGCCTCCTGGAAGGCAAGGGTGCATGTGGGTGGTACTTTGGGAGCCCAGGCTGCCTTGCTGGCCTTCTCCAGTCTAGGAGCTCGTCCAAGCAGGTACGTAAGTGAGAACTGCTGGTAGAAAGAAGATGCCCAGGCAGGCAGCTCAGTCAAGTTAAGGGGCAGACAGCTGCTGTTGTGCATGCCACCTTACTCTACACAAATGCATGGTATTTTCATCTGTTCAGTACTTATGACCAACCTTCAGCACTAAGGGGCCTAAGGCAGTACCCCTAGAGGCTGGCTGGGTTAGCTGGGGAGGGGTCCTGGATGGACAGTAAGACAGTAAATGGGTAGGCAAGAACAAGTGAGAATAAGCCAGATGAAGGGGTCCCTAACGGTATTCAAGGGAACACATGACTAAAATGTCTTTAGCAGACCAAGAGGCAACAGGAAGGGAAAAGAACATTCAGAGCATGGCCTGCTGGGTCTGACTTAGTACCCATCCCTCAACTGTTCTAAGTTCTGCCTATACAGGGATGAAAGCCCTCCCCCATACCCAGTACTGTGGATAGGTGCTACAGATATGTAGAGTGTGCAGGCTGAGAGCTGGTCACAGTACTGAGAGTCCTGGAAGCCAAGAGGTGCAGACACAAAAGGTCCAACACACTTGAACTGCTGACATGGAACTCAGTGTCAGTGTAACAGCTTAGGGTAACAGGACACAAGGCAGGCCAGGAGCAGCTAGCTGAGGTCAGCAGGCAGGCTTCCTGATATAAAGCCACCTAGAACGTGATGTCACACGTTAGTCTGGGCCAGCAGCTGAGTGGTAATCTTAGGAATCTGACCCCAGGTTTGTTTTGTCTACAAAGGCCCCATGCTGACCTTGGCCCCATAGCGGAGTTTCAGCCTCTCTCTGATGAGGAGTCCTCTGACCAGCAGCTTCCAGTTCCCCAGCGCCCGCTTTTCCTTTTTCTGCAGACAAAAGTAAAGGAAGGGAAGGTGAAGCAATGACATCATCAGAAAAATATTAAGGCGGAGCCTGATGCTCTGACACCTGGATCTGTGCAATTCAGGTTAGGACAGTCTCCCTGCCTGGGGAGACACTTAGTGGTTAAAGCGTTTGCTGCACAAGTCTGAGAGTTTGGGTCCCTAGAACTCACATAAATGCTGGGTGTGCATGGTaacctgcctgtaattccagcctcagAGAGTGGAGACAGgatcccagagcaagctggctagctatcAGTGAGCTaaccttggttttgttgttgttgttattgttggttttggtttagttttggtttttcgagacagggtttctcagtttagccctggctgtcctggaactcactctgtagaccaggctggcctcgaactcagaaatccacttgcctatgcctcccaagtgctgggattaaaggcgtgcgccaccactgcctggcctaactctgggtttgattgagagaccctgcctcagtgaataaGGTGGGGGAATGACTGAGGAGTCCAGATATTAACCttgggcctccacatgcatgagtGTCTCCCCTGTGTCCCAtaagcatgcatatacacacatacacacacaccatgtaaaaaaagaaaaaaagagagaaagccaccagcaacaaagtctttttGTGATCATCACTGACGGGAAGGCAGCAATCAGGTCTAGAATCTGGCCCTTCCAAATCAGGGCCCAcagccatacatgcaggcaggtAGGGGACAGGACAATGGACATGGAATGTGGGTAGGAGCTGTCTTACCCAGCATTCACCCCTAGGATCATGTTCTTCATCAAGCACCAGAAGAGCTAATATAAGGACCCGCCCACCTTCTTCCATGATGCAGGGAGTGTATGGGGCAAGGGACCCCAGCTGAAATTTGCTGCTCTCTTCCAAGGCCCTCGTTCATATAACtcacctccttctccttcttttcaaTGATGGCCTGTTCATTCTCCCAAGCAGCCAGCAGCACGTCTCTGAATTCCTCACAGACAATGTAGCCATCAGTTCTGTGGGGACATTAATACAGATGAGCTCCCTGAGCTGGCCACCCacccagcccctcctcctcccttatTCAGAAGCCAATGGTCCTTTGTGAGTATTTGGGGCCCCGATGGACATTCCTGGTCAGCCAAAGATAGATGCTAGCCATGCAGGAGGCAGGCTTATGGGAGCCTGTACCTCTTCCTTCACAGGACCTGCCTGAGTGCTAGAGAACTCCCAACCCTAGTCCCCACTTCACCCAGGAGCACTCAGGAGCCAAGGGCACTGCCCATGCCTTGGTCCCCGGCCTGTGAGTTGCAAAAGGGGTCAGTGCTTCAGTTTAGTGGGACCAGGACACTCAGTGCTCTGAGTCTACTGCTCCTTGCAAGAAGCTAGGGCTGATCAGGGGATAAGACTGACTTTAAACCCACAGTCAAATctaaaaagtgtgtgccaccagcctcagcctccccaacTGCCACCCAAGACCCCTCACGCACACTGGATGGCAATAGCCTCCATGGAAATCGAAGCCAGTGATGGCCTGCACGCAGTCGATGCCCAGCTTGCGTGCCACCCGGTTCAGGTTAGGCAGGGTCATCTGGACACAGCCGACGGGCATCATGCTGGGCAGGAAGAGGTACACGTTCCCAAACTCATTCCGAGGCACCTGTGGAGATTGGAATGCCAGAGTAGCTGGATGGGAGACAGGGCAGCCCACTCTgacccccaccctcactcccaccTCCAGAGCTGCCCTTACCTTCCCATCGACAGCTATAGGAGGCTGATACTCTTCCGTCTGCCAGTGACCATAGAGGCCCAAGTCGTTGTGGTCATGCAGCTGGGGCTCCGAGAGCCGGGCTTTCCGGGCACGGTTAGAGAAGCCTTTCACCATCTGCTCCAGAGGAAACGGCCTGGTTATAAGAAATGCTTCCTGCTTGACGACTCAGCCCACGCCAGGCACTGAGTGCTGTCAATCTGACACAGGTGGGCCTGCACTAGCTAGCCCATGCAGGGAAATCCAtggttgtctctctctctgtgagagaGGTGAAGCAGAcctttgctctgtagcccaggctggtctctagcCTGAGTCTGAGATCACAgctgtgccatcatgcctgcccTCCATGATTTGGATAACCACTCATCTCAATGAGCCCAAGAGGTGCAGCCCACGTGCTATTCTGTGCCCGAAGCCACAGCCCATGAAGGCTTTTTAAGTTCTGTCCTAAGTTCTGACTCCCATTACAGTGAGAAAGAGGCCTTAGAGATGAAGTGACTCACTTAAGGTACCATGGATTATTGCTAAGAAAAGGCAGGATGTAATCCTGGTAACTCCCCATGTCTCTGCAGAGTGGAGAATCGCTATCCACCCAGTGTCACCGGTGGAAAGCAGTGTCTGGCCCGCACCCACACTGCACAAATGTCTGGCAGCCAAGACCTAGGTTTTTCCTGAGTAGTGAAGGGGTGGAAGGAAAGTACCGGCAAGCAGAGGTTGCATCACAGACAGGGGTAGCATAGGCAATGGCTAAGGACTGGCGCCTGGGCTTGGGCACACAGGCTGCTCTGTGCAGGGGTCAGCTCAGCAAAGGCTGCTGGAAAAGGCTACATGTGGCCTCTCTCACCTTTGCcactcttttccttttaaaaacttctgGAAAATCACTCTTTAGATGAAGAGCCCACCAAAGGCTCTCAGGCTTGGCATGGTCCAagctactgtctactcctctagGCATAACCGTAGTTATCCCTGTGGGACTCAGCTGACTTCTGGTTCTGAGAGATTCCTAAGGTAGCTGTTTGCTCTGGTTAGGTTTTTATTataacttgacacaacctagagtcacctggaaagagCGAGCCTCCACGTTAGAATTACCACCTGAGAGACTGATGTGAGAGGGCACAGCCTActgttcctgaaaccatgccaGGGCAGGTTTGTACCAAAGCTAGctgggcaagcaagcaagcatagtTCCTCCCTGGCTCCTGCCTTCAATCCCCTCgatgatggactgtgacatgAAGTGTAGGCCAAAGAACCCTTTCCTCCGCCAACGTGCTTCTGGTCTTGGTGTTTACCACAGCGCCAGAAACACACTAGGCCACTGTCCATCCATCCAGCAGTGCTCAGCGAAGTCACTGCGCATCTCTTTCATGCCATGACAGCAATCACGGACACATGGGGAAGTGGCAGTGCCTGCCGACAGAGCTCAGGCTGTGGGGGAGACGGAAGGAATGTGGGGTAGAATGAGCAGGCTACAGGGAAGCCGAGTGGGACAGGGAAATGTTGATCAGAACACGCTGGAGAGCAGGACATTTAGGGCcccaggaggaggagacaggtagTACAGCATTAACCATGATCACGTGAGGCCACGGGCTGAAGTGATGGGCAGCTTGGGCCAAAGGAGGCTGTGACTGTTACTctaggaagagaaagaggcaggaggcaggatgaTGGAAATCAGAACAAAGGAGAACAAAGGAGAAATCGAGTCATTCAAGAAGTGTTACATGAGCAACCATGGATCTAGTCTGAACTGAGATACTGAAAGTCAAACACAGAATTACAAATAAAGActaaataaaattcatttattgatttattaataATTCCATTATAAGTATAATAAtttgtataaattataaatttattgataattttattaatttatgaaatggctattaaaagttataaatgtgTGACTCTTAACTATAACTCAACTGAACAGCACTAGGCTGGAGAAGGTCTAGGGCAGACCCAGCAGGCCTCTGGGTCCAACAGGCCACTCCATGCACTCAGGCCACTGCTGGCAGCACCACTTCTGAAACCTGCCACCCCTTCCCACCAGCTGAGGGCCCACCACCAGCTCCAGTTACAGCCCCACCAGGGCTCTACCTCCATCTGACATAGGAACGTAAGTGCATATAAGGGCCACTGTGCTCTGCTAGTGTGATTGAGCCAATGCCCAGAGAAACGTCTGGAACACCTTGCTGAGTTCATGTCTCTCACAGTCAACTAACCTAAAGATGTCAGAGTCAGAGGCAAGTGCTGAGATCAGGGCCTTGGAGTCCTGCTGAGCCTAGGATGGCACTAACGCAAAGCCTCCTGGCAAGACATAGCCTGTTCAAATTCTAGCCTTCTCATTTGTAATGCTGACATTATGGTACTGGTTCCTAGGGTCCCTGAAATGCAACAGCAAATGCTTggtgtagccgggcgtggtggcgcacgcctttaatcccagcactcgggaggcagaggcaggtggatttctgagttcgaggccagcctggtctacaaagtgagttccaggacagccagggctaaattgagaaaccctgtctcgaaaaaccaaaaagaaaaaaaaaagaaaagaaaatgcttggTGAACTGTTGTGCAGGGCAACCAGGCTAGTAGGCTTCTCTATGAAGCAGGGCTTGAACCTCAGAATAACCCAGCAACCCAGCTCTAAGCTGCTGGCCTTTGAGCTTATAGCACGAGTCTCCAGGCTACTTTCTGGCTTACAGTTCTTATTTGGAAAACTTGTTTCCTATACATACCTtattaataaatactttaaagctTATCTCCTCAAACCCTGCTCGAGGCAAAGAACGGGCTATTTCCTCTATCTGGACAGGCACCAGCAGCGCTTCCTCACTACCTCTCCTCCCAGCTCTTGCTGCCagcaagatctctctctctgcagCATCTCACTGTTACCTTATAGGGCACTTCTCCAAGCCGCACCACTCTTGCTTGCTTCAGCCATGTGTCCCTGGAGTGCAAGGTATGCACGCAATCCCTAAGGGAAGACAAAGGGAAGACTCAGTGCACACTGTAGGGATGCAGGACCTCTGGTCTTAGCTAAGCCTGTATACAGATGTTAATTCTCCTCCCAGGCTTCACATCACAACTGGAGCAGGCTCTGCTCCTTACCCTTCCTGCACCACAGTGCAGATGGCCTCACCTTTGGActccctgtgcccatgtgacCCTCACCCATTTATACACCAGCAACAAATGCTTCAGGCCTGTAATGAGGGGCAGAGCTGCTCTTGTTTCACTGTCTCTGAGCTCAGAGCTATACCACAAGCCTACAATTCTTTCAGGAAAGCTCAACACTCTCTGGCCAGGCCCTCTTCAGCAGACATGCCCAGCCCCTCTTCAGCTAGCACCTCTAACCTGTTTGAGGGTAGGCGCAAGCAGGGGCATCAGTTTATGACATCAGGAACCTGCTCCACAGCCTGTGCTCCATTCATTTGCGCTCTATGGCTGTTTCTCAAACCTGCAGCCCAGTACAGCTTCCACAGCACAGCCTGGGGCCTCAACAGAATCCCAGTAGGCCACACCAGTCCCCTTACGCCTTCTGAGCCCCAGCAGCTCATCCCCTCTATCTCACAGGTAGCACTGCTCTGTGAGGACAGAGGCTCCACCCTGCACTGGAGCCATGTCAAAGGACTTCCGACAGGAGCAGgcaaggcagcaggcagagaggctGATGGGTAGGCAACTCCTAAGAAAGAGTCAGGAAGTGCACACGGCACTCAGAACGAATGCCGACTTCACTCTCTTCAGAATGGCCATGGCCAGCATCTTCTGTGTGGACATGGAGGGACTGGTACCATTGTGCGCTGCTGAAGGGAAGGTGAATGGTGTGGCCACTGAGGACAGTTCAGCCACACCCTCCCCAAGCCCCCCAATTTTCTGCAGTATGCCAAGCATGGACTCAACTAACACACAAGGCAACATCGCTCCCAACAGCCAAAAGTGGGGGCTGGAGCATGCACTACCCGAGTAAACAAACCGCGGCCTctcaggcaggcaacagagttttAAGGAAGGAGAGGCTGGCAGGATGACTCAAAGGTAAAAGTAAAGGACTGGTGTGACTCCCCAACATGGCTCGAGCAGGACCTGCTCCCTAACAGAGGACTCACCCTCAGGCTGGGTTCCTATGTttctcttctgtgttttccattttttaaagcaGCCCTATGCTTTGGTCCTTACACGTCAATATCTTTCAAATTCCCTTCATTTGCTTTCTACTACTACTGCTCAAAAATCTCTGCTTCTATGTTTTCTCTCCTCAGCTCTAAATCCTATTCATCTTTCTTCAGTTTTAACTTTGCAAATACTGTGTATTTGGCTTTTATTTACAGTACTTTTTTGGTGACTTCTTTTGCCTGaagtacacagacacacttaTTGTTGTGTGTCAACCACCAGTCTCCACTTCACAACTTGTTTATTATGGCAGGGCATGGCACGCCCGTGAGTGGGTCCTGACTCCCGTTCTCTGCTTTGGTGTACATTAGATTCGAGGAACACTTCTACAGCCTTGTATTTTAACAgtcctgtatttatttacatcattttccccACAGCTTTTTGCTCTTGGTCTTTTAGTACACGTTTGACTGTGCGCTCTCATCTCTTCTTCACAGTATACACATACCACAGCTTGCCCCCAAGGATACTGTTAACCGCCAAACCTATGGTGAAGTGCACCAGCATGGAAGCCACCTGTCTCCAATCCTTCAACATCCCAAGCCTTAGCAGACTGAGCCCACTCTACTAAAGGTCTTCATGGGAGAGAATACCAATTGTTCTACTGTAAGGTACCAGGCCACCAGGAAGACAAGGAGGATGCCTCATGCACCTGGAATAGACTGCTTCTCCACGACAATACCCGAGCACCGCAGCTGTCTCAGGGTAGATAGCCTGGAATTTCAAGAGGTGGCGCTTCAGGGCATACAGAGGGTGGTTCTTGTATGTGCTGATGGAGGTGGGCAAAGGCTGGTCCAGGTGCTTCGCCTGAAACTGCAAAGGCCAAACACAGTGGTGAGCATGCTTCTGACAAGGAAGGGGTTATGAATAGACCGCTAGATATGAGCCTGTTCTGACAACAGACAGCGGAGCCCAGACCCATCAGCAACTTGGTGACACCGCCAGTCACTGTGGCCATGAGGTGCAGCGAGGAAAGCCAGGAAGTACTAGTAACTGTGATGTGCACCTACATCAGAAAGGCACCTGTCTCCAATCTTCAACATCCTAAGCCGTAACAATTAACAGACCGAGCCCACTCTACTCAAGATCTTCATGGGAGAGAATACCAACTTTCCCACTGTAAGGCCTAACCTCATGGCAATGCCATCTGATAGTAAAAGCGGGCTTGACGGGCTTAAGCAACCACCCTACAGCTTTCCTGAAATTCACACAAGTCTTGTACTTCAGTAAGAACTTTGGGTTATCAGTTATCCGTAGTAAATCCCACTGCTTTGAGGCAAATCCTGCTTCCCAACCTGACTTAATTTCCTCTTGGCATCTGAAACACCAAGAGGCTCCTACAGACTGGCACCAttgtgttggttggtttttgttgttgttgttgttgttgttttttccaacttgacacaaacctagacatatctaGGAAGGGAGATCTCAACTGAGGCACTGCCTCCATCAGACAGGCCTATGGAcaatgtctgtggggcattttcttgattgttgattgatgtaggaggcccagcccactgtagggcAATGCCACCCCTTAGCAGGTGATCCCGGAAGGTATAAAGGTAGCTGAATGTGAATGTGGAGACCAAGTCCATAAGCATCTTTCCTCCATGTTCCTGTCTccgctcctgcttgagttcccgcCCTCAAGGATGGACTGTGATggggatgtgtaagccaaatgtTTGTGTGATAATTAAACGCaatcaaataaatagaaaagtatGTCTTCCTATggcttatataaatatattcagaaATACAGAGTTAAGCCACACTAAAATCTCTACATACTGCTGGGCACAGTCATGAGCAGAAAAGGATAGAGTCTGATTCCTGCCCGACATTGAGTCTGTGCAGCCAGTGTCTTACctcctggtcttccttcttctccctctccgtAAGTAGGCTCCGATAGGGTCTCAAGGTCTCAGCCCACCACTCAGCATCAACCCGGCACTTGCGGGTTGCGGTCATCCAGGCTGGGTCATACCTCTGAGTAACATCTCGGACCCAGCCATCACTGTCAATGCCTACAACATAGGTCATGGGTTTGGTGGCATATTTGTAACAGGCCACAGGCTGGCCCACCACACCATGTACACAGTCCACACACACCCACTTTGCCTGTGGCTCACAGTACACCTCCAGCCACTGGTCTACACCAGCAGGTTTCCTAtctgccatctcttcagcaccacTGGAAACCTTCTTGCCTCTCTTACAGCCTGAAGAGCTTGAAGACGCCTCCGGAAAGCTTGACGGCTCACACTGGCTTCCGCGTTGGGTCTTGGAAGCACTCTTAGACCCAGCCTTTGTCCTCTGAGGAgctgaggccctcttctgcttGCGAGGGCCAGGCTCACAATCCTCATCAGAGGAATGCTGGCCCTCCCCACTGGACGGTTCAAAGTCAGAGCCGCTGCCTGCCCCATCGCTCTCACTCTCCTCTTTGTATGACACCTTGGCAGCCACACGCCGCTTCCGGGCATGTGGACGGCCCTGGACTTTCTGCTCGGCCTCCTCTCCCTCGCTGCAAGAGGGCTTCCTCCGCTGCCTGCTGCCCGCAGTGCCTGTGCCTCTCTTCCCCCTGGCGGTTGCTTTGCCTCTGCCCTCAGACAaggtttcttcttctttgatTCTCCTGCTGGTCGTAGGTTTGTTGTGGCTTTCTGGACTGTTACTAGAGagttctgaagaacctccaggaCCCTCTACAGATGTCTCCTTGGAAGATTTCCTCCCCTGAAACAGTAAGAAATGTTGGCACACCTGAGTATGGTGCTATGTGCCTGTAACtctacttgggaggaagaggcgggctgatcaggagttcaaggtcatcctgaactAGAGAGTCTGAGGCAAgaatctgggctacatgagactttcTCTCAAAAAACAGagtggagaagagggagggagagatataCTAATTTTGCTGCTCTCTGTCTTCTTTGTTCCATGAGGACAGCCGTGGCTAAACAATGATCATCAACCTCCATTATTGCCAGGCGTGGGATGACGATGCCCCAGTGAGGCACAGTAAGCTCCTTCCTCACATACACAAACCCATCAGTCCTCCCCACAGTGGTCAGAGGATGGGTGACCATCTACCTGGTTCATAGGCTAGAAACAATAGCTGGGAGCCAGCCCTCGCTCAGGTGGCTCTGTGTACACCGAGCTCAGGGTGCTAGACATCTACCTGTGTGTCCGTCTCCTCTAATACAGAGGATGTGCAAGCAGGCACAAAGGGGCTCAGGCTGCATGAATATCTACTCTTAAAAATATGACCCTGATCGGCTGGCAAggtagttcagtgggtaaaggcacctgctgccaagcctgacaatgggagttcagtccctgggactcaCACTGTGGAAGACAAGAGCTACCTTTCTGCTTCTGATCTCCACAAGTGCCACGATACACACTCAAATGTAaggtaaatataataaaacatgatAGATTTCCTTACTCTTCTCTAGTGGCAATTCCATCCCTCTAGATGCCCCAAGGACCTCACCTTTGTCACAGCTGACTTCAGTGGAATGGGCTGCAGAGACAAGACCAGCCGGGTGAGCAGCTGCAGAGCCCGAAGAATCAGAAGAAATATCTACAATACGGTGATAAGAGAAAACATATTTAACTGAACAGTGTGAGGAAGCTAATCCAATGGGATGGGCGAGCATGAAAACCACCCCAGGAGAGGACACCAGCCCTCGGGAGACTGTTGTAAGTGATGCTGCAGAGACTTAGCTCACAGGACAGGATCCTAAGAAGGACTACacataatgtaatgtaatgtaatgtaatacaAACTACTGGCACACTTGACAGCACCGGTCACACAGTCTCTTCCTGCTTATATACCTTCTCATTGCCCTGTAGACAAGTGTCATATGTGCaattaaaagaacataaaatgaCCAATGAATGACTGACTGCAATTAAAATGTACAAGAAGTGTGGATAAAGTATACTGTGGGGCACACTGGGACACACTATAGCTTCCATgacaagatgtttttttttttttcttttgcagggaaggttgcaagggtggagggcaggtaAAAAGGGATGAGGAGACGAGTGGGATGGGATACATGttgggaaattcacaaagaatcaataaaaagttaaataaagcaaacaaacaaacaaacaaacacatcataTAACACAGCAGTCACGTGGTACTGGCACACACCCccaatctcagcacccaggaggttgaggcagaagtGATGATTTTGGGCCATCTTGAGATCCATATGtaaaagaccctgtctgaaaagggGGCTGAAGgaagcagctcagtggtagagcatgctTACCACACTCAAGTCCCTGGCTCTGACCCCTGGCAGCTCCCTGAAAAACTGTGCTGATCACCAAAGATGCAACAATCTGAAGTAAACAAAGGCACTCGACAGTTGAGTGCAGCGTGGTGCCctggacaggcagaggcagggcggGCACGGCGGAGGAAGGGCTTTACAACTCTGTGCAGGAAAAGCCACGAGTGTTCAGTGCTTAGTGAGCTcctctgtaggagcttggaagatgacAATATTGAGGGTGATACAAAAGACAGAGGCCTGACTGGTGAGATTTTAGAGGGAAGTTTAAAGACTCTATCAGGGCTATTCGTTATTTTGAATTAAGatcctgtggttctggttagctgggactgaagaatcagctgtgattaacaagatagcAGAACTACTAACATGAAACATT
This window harbors:
- the Xpc gene encoding DNA repair protein complementing XP-C cells homolog; translation: MAPKRTADGRRRKRGQKTEDNKVARHEESVADDFEDEKQKPRRKSSFPKVSQGKRKRGCSDPGDPTNGAAKKKVAKATAKSKNLKVLKEEALSDGDDFRDSPADCKKAKKHPKSKVVDQGTDEDDSEDDWEEVEELTEPVLDMGENSATSPSDMPVKAVEIEIETPQQAKERERSEKIKMEFETYLRRMMKRFNKEVQENMHKVHLLCLLASGFYRNSICRQPDLLAIGLSIIPIRFTKVPLQDRDAYYLSNLVKWFIGTFTVNADLSASEQDDLQTTLERRIAIYSARDNEELVHIFLLILRALQLLTRLVLSLQPIPLKSAVTKGRKSSKETSVEGPGGSSELSSNSPESHNKPTTSRRIKEEETLSEGRGKATARGKRGTGTAGSRQRRKPSCSEGEEAEQKVQGRPHARKRRVAAKVSYKEESESDGAGSGSDFEPSSGEGQHSSDEDCEPGPRKQKRASAPQRTKAGSKSASKTQRGSQCEPSSFPEASSSSSGCKRGKKVSSGAEEMADRKPAGVDQWLEVYCEPQAKWVCVDCVHGVVGQPVACYKYATKPMTYVVGIDSDGWVRDVTQRYDPAWMTATRKCRVDAEWWAETLRPYRSLLTEREKKEDQEFQAKHLDQPLPTSISTYKNHPLYALKRHLLKFQAIYPETAAVLGYCRGEAVYSRDCVHTLHSRDTWLKQARVVRLGEVPYKMVKGFSNRARKARLSEPQLHDHNDLGLYGHWQTEEYQPPIAVDGKVPRNEFGNVYLFLPSMMPVGCVQMTLPNLNRVARKLGIDCVQAITGFDFHGGYCHPVTDGYIVCEEFRDVLLAAWENEQAIIEKKEKEKKEKRALGNWKLLVRGLLIRERLKLRYGAKSEAAAPHAAGGGLSSDEEEGTSSQAEAARVLAASWPQNREDPEQKSEYTKMTRKRRAAEASHLFPFEKL